A genomic segment from Acidobacteriota bacterium encodes:
- a CDS encoding AtpZ/AtpI family protein produces MPSPTDPNDHNSGGVSWQQAILSMGIALSIPTTLAALVGLGIYLDYRFGKSPLFLIIFSLIGLVALGNELYVLWKRFGQDK; encoded by the coding sequence ATGCCTTCCCCAACCGATCCAAATGATCACAACTCAGGTGGTGTTTCGTGGCAGCAGGCAATCCTCTCTATGGGAATTGCCTTATCCATTCCAACCACACTGGCGGCACTGGTGGGGCTTGGGATTTATCTTGACTATCGGTTTGGGAAGTCGCCGCTCTTTCTGATCATTTTCAGCCTGATTGGTTTGGTGGCGCTCGGCAACGAGCTCTATGTCCTTTGGAAACGTTTTGGTCAGGATAAATAA